One genomic region from Magnetofaba australis IT-1 encodes:
- a CDS encoding propionate--CoA ligase, with amino-acid sequence MRARYESFFRRSLDEREAFWREQAELIHWEKPFDQVCDDSKLPFANWFVGGTTNLCYNSVDRHLAERADQPAIIWVSTEQEREEKITYRQLHEQVNALAAVLQEQGVVKGDRVLIYMPMIPEALVAMLACVRLGIIHSVVFGGFASHALASRIDDAKPKMVITADAGLRGGKAVNYKPLLKKGMNEAMADAPMVLTVNRGVATEAVEIPGELDYATEMAKHAGAVVDPVWVESSHPSYILYTSGTTGKPKGVQRDTGGHAVAMRASLKHIYGVEPGETMFSGSDIGWVVGHSYIVYAPLLTGATTIVYEGLPIRPDPGIWWRIVQDHKVNCLFTSPTAIRLLKKSGEEWIHKYDLSSMRSLFLAGEPLDKETHRWVMDALKCPVVDNYWQTETGWPILTNFMGLGLMELKHGSPSLPAYGYDVILVDEQTAQPVGPNQKGSLMIRPPLPPGCMTTVYGDDERFVSTYFSRFKEPLYATFDYAMYDEDGYYFIMGRDDDVINVAGHRMGTREVEEALCLHPAVAEAAAVGIKDEIKGQEIEAFVVLMANVEPPTTDELRQSVARELGPIAKPKYLHIVTSLPKTRSGKVIRRAIQSLAEGGDPGDLPTIEDATVLDQIRGAVKDRS; translated from the coding sequence ATGCGAGCGCGTTATGAATCCTTTTTCCGGCGGTCCCTGGATGAGCGTGAGGCGTTTTGGCGCGAACAGGCGGAGCTGATCCACTGGGAAAAGCCCTTTGATCAGGTGTGTGACGACTCCAAACTGCCCTTTGCCAACTGGTTCGTCGGCGGGACCACCAATCTCTGCTACAACAGCGTCGATCGCCATCTGGCTGAACGCGCTGACCAACCTGCGATCATCTGGGTCTCCACCGAGCAGGAGCGCGAAGAGAAGATCACCTATCGCCAGCTCCACGAGCAGGTCAATGCGCTGGCGGCGGTGCTGCAAGAGCAGGGCGTGGTCAAGGGCGATCGGGTGTTGATCTATATGCCCATGATCCCCGAGGCGCTGGTGGCGATGCTGGCGTGCGTGCGCTTGGGCATCATCCACTCGGTGGTGTTTGGCGGTTTCGCCTCCCACGCGCTGGCCTCGCGCATCGACGACGCCAAACCCAAAATGGTGATCACCGCCGATGCCGGTCTGCGCGGAGGCAAGGCGGTCAACTACAAGCCGCTGCTCAAAAAAGGCATGAATGAAGCCATGGCCGATGCGCCCATGGTGCTGACGGTCAATCGCGGCGTGGCCACTGAGGCGGTGGAGATCCCCGGCGAATTGGACTACGCCACCGAGATGGCCAAGCACGCGGGCGCGGTGGTGGATCCGGTGTGGGTGGAGTCGAGCCACCCCTCCTATATTCTCTACACCTCCGGCACCACCGGCAAACCCAAGGGGGTGCAGCGCGACACCGGTGGCCATGCGGTGGCCATGCGCGCCTCGCTCAAACACATCTACGGGGTGGAGCCCGGCGAGACCATGTTCTCCGGCTCCGATATCGGTTGGGTGGTGGGCCACTCCTATATCGTCTATGCCCCGCTGCTTACTGGGGCGACCACCATCGTCTACGAAGGCTTGCCCATTCGTCCCGATCCAGGCATCTGGTGGCGCATTGTGCAGGACCACAAGGTGAACTGCCTGTTCACCTCGCCCACCGCCATTCGCTTGCTCAAGAAGTCCGGCGAGGAGTGGATTCACAAGTATGATCTGTCCAGCATGCGCTCCCTGTTCCTGGCTGGCGAACCGCTGGACAAGGAGACCCATCGCTGGGTGATGGATGCGCTTAAGTGCCCGGTGGTGGACAACTACTGGCAGACCGAAACCGGTTGGCCCATCCTCACCAACTTCATGGGGCTGGGGCTGATGGAGCTTAAGCACGGTTCGCCGTCGCTGCCCGCCTATGGCTATGACGTGATTCTGGTGGATGAGCAGACCGCCCAGCCGGTGGGGCCCAATCAAAAAGGTTCGTTGATGATTCGTCCGCCGCTGCCGCCGGGCTGCATGACCACCGTTTATGGTGATGACGAGCGTTTCGTCTCCACCTACTTCTCGCGCTTCAAGGAGCCGCTCTACGCCACCTTCGATTACGCCATGTATGACGAAGACGGCTACTACTTCATCATGGGCCGCGATGACGACGTCATCAACGTCGCCGGGCACCGCATGGGCACCCGCGAGGTGGAGGAGGCGCTATGTCTGCATCCGGCGGTGGCCGAGGCCGCTGCGGTGGGCATCAAGGATGAGATCAAGGGACAGGAGATCGAAGCCTTTGTGGTGCTGATGGCCAATGTGGAGCCGCCCACCACCGATGAGCTGCGTCAGTCGGTGGCCAGGGAGTTGGGGCCCATCGCCAAGCCCAAGTATCTGCACATCGTCACCTCTCTGCCCAAGACCCGTTCCGGCAAGGTGATTCGGCGCGCCATTCAGTCTCTGGCCGAGGGCGGCGATCCCGGCGATCTGCCCACCATCGAAGACGCCACGGTGTTGGATCAGATTCGCGGCGCGGTGAAAGATCGCTCGTAA
- the mce gene encoding methylmalonyl-CoA epimerase, with translation MIGKLNHVAIAVADLPAAVAQYRDLMGADVSEPLDLPEHGVTTVFVRLPNTTIELLHPLGENSPIAKFLQRNPGGGMHHVCYEVEDIHAAMKRMQSEGVRVLSAEPKIGAHGKPVIFLHPKEMNGVLVELEQA, from the coding sequence ATGATTGGAAAGCTGAATCACGTCGCCATCGCCGTGGCCGATCTGCCCGCCGCCGTCGCCCAGTATCGCGATCTCATGGGCGCCGACGTCAGCGAACCGTTGGACCTGCCCGAACACGGCGTCACCACCGTGTTCGTGCGCCTGCCCAACACCACCATTGAGCTGCTGCATCCGTTGGGGGAGAACTCCCCCATCGCCAAATTCCTGCAGCGCAATCCCGGCGGCGGCATGCACCACGTCTGCTACGAGGTGGAGGATATCCATGCCGCCATGAAGCGCATGCAGAGTGAGGGGGTGCGCGTTCTCAGCGCCGAGCCGAAGATCGGCGCCCACGGCAAGCCAGTGATCTTTCTCCACCCCAAGGAGATGAACGGCGTGCTGGTTGAGTTGGAACAAGCTTAA
- a CDS encoding acetyl-CoA carboxylase biotin carboxylase subunit produces the protein MKKILIANRGEIACRVIRTARQMGIATVAVYSEADAAAKHVRMADEAVCVGPAPSNQSYLVMDNILTAIKQTGADAVHPGYGFLSENPVFRETLDAAGIAFIGPDANAMRAMGDKISSKILAKKAGVNTIPGSDEVIESAEQAVETARQIGYPVMIKASAGGGGKGMRIAYNDSEAAEGWQSATNEGVSYFGDGRVFIEKFIESPRHIEIQVLCDAHGNGVWLNERECSIQRRNQKVIEEAPSPFLDPQTRRAMGDQAVALAKAVGYQSAGTVEFVMGADKGFYFLEMNTRLQVEHPVTEMTTGLDLVEQMIRVARGEPLAFTQDAVPLNGWAIECRVYAEDPYRGFLPSVGRLSRYEPPAPSQNVRVDDGVYAGGEVSLFYDPMIAKLITWGEDRQSAIDAMGAALDNYLIDGPGHNMDFLNAVLKHPRFVAGNLTTGFLAEEYPEGFSGAPLTEASRNLFAMAAVIIEDSWEQQLYESDHVQAWVATVDGEETLLNFNRREGAHLFQFAEGHEVEVSAHYAPGMRLANFSVDGLTHTLRVDRLADGYRLTHGGRCVSVTARTPRLQELARLMPVKVPPDTSKLLMAPMPGLVLKVMAEPGKKVAAGDALCVLEAMKMENIMKAEKDAVVESVAVKPGDTVEADAVLVRFE, from the coding sequence ATGAAGAAGATTCTGATCGCCAACCGCGGTGAAATCGCCTGCCGCGTCATTCGCACCGCCCGCCAGATGGGCATCGCCACGGTGGCGGTGTACTCCGAGGCCGACGCCGCCGCCAAGCACGTGCGCATGGCCGACGAAGCGGTGTGCGTGGGCCCGGCGCCCAGCAACCAGTCCTATCTGGTGATGGACAATATCCTTACCGCCATCAAACAGACCGGCGCCGATGCGGTGCATCCGGGCTACGGCTTCCTCTCCGAGAACCCCGTTTTCCGCGAAACGCTGGACGCTGCTGGCATCGCCTTCATCGGCCCCGACGCCAACGCCATGCGCGCCATGGGGGACAAGATCTCCTCCAAAATCCTGGCCAAGAAGGCGGGCGTCAACACCATCCCCGGCAGCGATGAGGTGATCGAATCCGCCGAACAGGCGGTGGAGACCGCGCGCCAGATCGGCTATCCAGTGATGATCAAGGCTTCGGCGGGCGGCGGCGGCAAAGGCATGCGCATCGCCTACAACGACTCCGAAGCCGCCGAGGGGTGGCAGTCGGCCACCAACGAGGGCGTCTCCTATTTTGGCGATGGCCGCGTGTTCATTGAGAAGTTCATCGAAAGCCCGCGCCACATTGAGATCCAAGTGCTGTGCGACGCCCACGGCAACGGCGTCTGGCTCAATGAGCGCGAATGCTCCATTCAGCGCCGCAACCAGAAGGTGATCGAAGAGGCCCCCTCGCCCTTCCTCGACCCGCAAACCCGCCGCGCCATGGGCGATCAGGCGGTGGCCCTGGCCAAAGCGGTGGGCTACCAGAGCGCGGGCACGGTGGAGTTCGTCATGGGGGCCGATAAGGGCTTCTACTTCCTGGAGATGAACACTCGTCTGCAGGTTGAACATCCGGTCACCGAGATGACCACCGGGCTGGACCTGGTGGAGCAGATGATCCGCGTGGCGCGGGGCGAGCCACTGGCCTTCACTCAGGACGCGGTGCCGCTCAACGGCTGGGCCATCGAATGCCGCGTCTACGCCGAGGATCCCTATCGCGGCTTTCTGCCCTCGGTGGGGCGCCTCTCCCGCTATGAACCGCCCGCGCCGTCGCAGAACGTGCGCGTGGATGACGGCGTCTACGCTGGCGGCGAGGTGTCGCTGTTCTACGATCCCATGATCGCCAAGCTCATCACCTGGGGCGAAGATCGCCAAAGCGCCATCGACGCCATGGGCGCGGCGCTGGACAACTACCTCATCGACGGCCCCGGCCACAACATGGACTTCCTCAATGCGGTGCTCAAGCATCCGCGCTTTGTGGCGGGCAATCTCACCACCGGCTTCCTGGCTGAGGAGTACCCGGAAGGCTTCTCCGGCGCGCCGCTCACTGAGGCGAGCCGCAATCTGTTCGCCATGGCGGCGGTGATTATCGAGGACTCCTGGGAGCAGCAGCTCTACGAATCCGACCACGTACAAGCCTGGGTGGCGACGGTGGATGGCGAGGAGACTCTGCTCAATTTCAACCGTCGCGAAGGCGCGCATCTGTTCCAGTTCGCCGAGGGCCATGAAGTGGAAGTCAGCGCCCACTACGCCCCGGGCATGCGTCTGGCCAACTTCAGCGTCGACGGCCTCACCCACACCCTGCGCGTGGACCGGCTGGCCGACGGCTATCGCCTGACCCACGGCGGCCGCTGCGTCAGCGTCACCGCGCGCACCCCGCGTCTGCAGGAGTTGGCGCGTCTGATGCCGGTCAAAGTTCCACCCGACACCTCCAAACTGCTCATGGCCCCCATGCCCGGCCTGGTGCTGAAAGTGATGGCCGAGCCTGGGAAAAAAGTCGCTGCGGGCGACGCCCTGTGCGTGCTGGAAGCGATGAAGATGGAGAACATCATGAAGGCGGAGAAGGACGCCGTGGTGGAGTCGGTGGCGGTCAAGCCCGGCGACACCGTGGAGGCCGATGCGGTGCTGGTGCGGTTTGAGTAA